The genomic interval cTCGAACTCATATGATAAAAATGAGAATTTGTCTTACTTTTAGCGTGATAGCTAGCTAGTGTTGGCCGGGATTTCTTATGGTATGGAATGTGTTCCTTTGTTCTTATCCAACACCCGTTTCAATTTAATCCATGGTGGTGCATGTCACGGCTAATATTTGAAGAACAGCACGGTAAAATCATAGAAAGCTTTGAATTGTCAAACCATTAATATGGCCGGATTCACTTGTAACTGATTCTTTCTCAAAGATGGAAACAACAACTGAgtttgaattgaaaagatgcaaTTCAGGAAAAAGCTATGCTTTTCTGCATGTATGCATTCTATAGCTAACGGAATTTATCATGAAACTGAAGGCAGACCAATATAGAAAAcaattaaaatcaaatttatttataaaatgcATCTAGACAACACGTCATTACAACCCATATTATCTTACAACTCACCCTCTAATCCTCTCATTTTTATAAGATTTGGACAACACGTTTTCTTATTCATTTTTGAAAATCAATCCAATACTGCCCTATTCTCACTGAATGTTAATTTCCATTTTAGTTGATAATAATTAAACCACCATTGAAAATGATAAGCTGGTCTCATTAATGCATGCATAAGCCATCATTCAATTTTACAACCCAGGCACACTCTCAGAGTATATCTGTCTGATTTTAACAATGGATAAAGTTTTCGAATCAGGACACAACTATATCAAATTTTGATTTAGGTTCCTTAACCAGCGCTATAAATAGCAAACCCTGTAGTTCATGCCTCTCCACTCCAAGAAAGCAAAGCTCTTTCTTCCTTCCCTAGCCTTTGATAGATCCCTAGCTTCTGTCTATTTTCATTTGCTGGCAAGCTATAGCCAGCCATGGCTAGAAGGAAGGTGAAACTGCAGTTCATTGTTAATAACAGCAACCGAAAAAGCTCGTACATGAAAAGGAAGGCGGGATTTATGAAGAAGATGGAGGAGATCTCGATACTCTGTGATGTCAAGACAGCGGCGGTCATCTACAGCCCCTATGAGCGCGAGCCGGTGGTCTTCCCAAATCATGAGGCAGCAACAAAACTGTTGAATGAGTACCTAAATATGCCGGACATGGATAGATTTAAGAATATGGTCGATCAGGAAATGTATCTTAAACAACGGATCGCGAAAGGCAGGGAGCAGATACGGAAGCTGAAAATAGACATcagagagaaggagatgagcgACATCATCTTCAAATGCCTGGACCAGAGGGAAACCGATAATAACCTCTCCCAGCTTGAGCTCAAGGACCTGCATGACCTTACATTATGCATCGAACGCTACCACCGGGAGGTCAAAATGAAGCTGGAGAATGCCCGTGAGAGGAATCGGGTGGCAACTCAATCAGCTGGGACTGAGGACATAAGCGAGCTGACATCCATCATCGAACGCCAAATCCGGGAAGTCAATATCGGGAAGCAGATTGCCCATGAGCACTATCAGATGGAAGCTCAACCGGCTGCGGTGGAGCTTGGACCGGTGATGTTTAGTGCATTTGGAGAGGGAACCAGCAGAGGCTTGGAGCAGCAGTCTCAGCAGCAGCAGGCCGAGATAGATACCCGGAGGATGGAGGAATTGCAACAGCATATGATGCAGGTTAGAGCAAGGAGGCGGCAACAGATGAGGCAGTTTGTACAGCTGAGGAGGCAGCAGGAGATGATGCAGATTGCGGCACCACAGATGCAACAACTGGAACAGCAGGAGCCACCGATGATGTTCCAGCAGAAACCGTGGTTCGAGAACATCATGAACCCTCCGAAGCCGCAGACGATGGACTTCATGGAACCGCTACTACCGCTTCCGCCAGGATTGTTCGGAGACCACAACACTGCAGCGGCAATGCTTCATTCCCATTTCCGTGAATAATCTATGGTTCGATCCAAGTTTACCTTCGGTGTGTgcgcttttttttttaaataaattccggacaattttcttttgctttggtTTCTTGCATGGACTTTGGACTGCTTAATTTTGTGGTTATTGTTTCTGGATTGCTTCTGTTTTTGAACTGAATTTGGTTTCTTAATTATTATTGGTTTCGTTTGGTTATTTTGGACAATATAATATTGGTTTTGGTTATTATCTATTTCATAATTGTTGGTATCTCTTTGTGATGTGGTTTAATGTTGCATCGTTGATTGTATAATTCATGCATTTTTATCATTTACCAGATGTATTGTCCGATGGATCTATTTGCTTGTTTTCCGGTGTAAAATAGAACAATAGTTTCTTTTAAGATATGTATCTGTTGATTTTCAGATGTAAAAAACAACACTAGCTATGCTAGCTTTGTATTTCAAAGACTGACTCTGTAGAGATCCTAGCTTCCAAGTCCGATAAGAGGACCTTGCAATTTATTTAGAGGTACCATATTGTTTTGAA from Argentina anserina chromosome 2, drPotAnse1.1, whole genome shotgun sequence carries:
- the LOC126784202 gene encoding agamous-like MADS-box protein AGL92, with the translated sequence MARRKVKLQFIVNNSNRKSSYMKRKAGFMKKMEEISILCDVKTAAVIYSPYEREPVVFPNHEAATKLLNEYLNMPDMDRFKNMVDQEMYLKQRIAKGREQIRKLKIDIREKEMSDIIFKCLDQRETDNNLSQLELKDLHDLTLCIERYHREVKMKLENARERNRVATQSAGTEDISELTSIIERQIREVNIGKQIAHEHYQMEAQPAAVELGPVMFSAFGEGTSRGLEQQSQQQQAEIDTRRMEELQQHMMQVRARRRQQMRQFVQLRRQQEMMQIAAPQMQQLEQQEPPMMFQQKPWFENIMNPPKPQTMDFMEPLLPLPPGLFGDHNTAAAMLHSHFRE